A single window of Vigna radiata var. radiata cultivar VC1973A chromosome 4, Vradiata_ver6, whole genome shotgun sequence DNA harbors:
- the LOC106758784 gene encoding glutamic acid-rich protein isoform X1 — MGGKGKRRREKNYRAAHGGYSGLPPPPNPSQLDALPSKLRQIMSFSQRPDGANGSSKNQNNNDGHAQNKTTSKDKSDVRTKDVKEGNTNEQLEELQHIDKSEEQLPESGAIDKKKKKRKRKEVKDLRFEMEVDKASSQLKRRERKKKYLEAKKKKHKKSHEEEMGFPGHEKIEFGDIVQAPPKLSVPPRAFKNASQERLRLQAIEEYRSRKGWTSRPGNHLPPPVTTLDS; from the exons ATGGGAGGGAAAGGAAAgagaaggagagagaagaaCTACAGGGCTGCTCATGGTGGCTACAGCGGCCTCCCTCCGCCACCCAATCCTTCTCAGCTTGATGCTTTACCTTCCAAACTCCGCCAAATCATGTCTTTCTCGCAACGCCCAGATG GAGCTAATGGGTCGTCGAAGAACCAGAATAACAATGATGGGCACGCCCAAAAT AAGACTACTTCAAAGGACAAAAGTGATGTTCGAACTAAAGATGTCAAAGAGGGGAACACTAATGAACAATTGGAGGAGCTTCAACATATAGATAAGAGTGAAGAACAACTTCCGGAAAGTGGTgcaattgacaagaaaaagaaaaaaagaaagaggaaggaGGTTAAAGATTTGAGGTTTGAAATGGAAGTGGATAAAGCAAGCTCCCAGTTAAAAAGAAGGGAGCGTAAGAAAAA GTATTtggaagcaaagaagaagaagcacaaAAAGTCCCATGAAGAAGAAATGGGCTTCCCTGGACatgaaaaaatagaatttgGAGATATTGTGCAAGCCCCACCAAAGTTATCTGTTCCTCCAAGG GCATTCAAGAATGCTTCCCAAGAGAGACTTAGACTACAGGCTATAGAAGAGTACAGGAGTCGTAAAGGATGGACATCAAGGCCAGGAAATCACCTTCCACCTCCTGTCACTACGTTGGATTCTTAA
- the LOC106758784 gene encoding glutamic acid-rich protein isoform X2 has protein sequence MGGKGKRRREKNYRAAHGGYSGLPPPPNPSQLDALPSKLRQIMSFSQRPDGANGSSKNQNNNDGHAQNTTSKDKSDVRTKDVKEGNTNEQLEELQHIDKSEEQLPESGAIDKKKKKRKRKEVKDLRFEMEVDKASSQLKRRERKKKYLEAKKKKHKKSHEEEMGFPGHEKIEFGDIVQAPPKLSVPPRAFKNASQERLRLQAIEEYRSRKGWTSRPGNHLPPPVTTLDS, from the exons ATGGGAGGGAAAGGAAAgagaaggagagagaagaaCTACAGGGCTGCTCATGGTGGCTACAGCGGCCTCCCTCCGCCACCCAATCCTTCTCAGCTTGATGCTTTACCTTCCAAACTCCGCCAAATCATGTCTTTCTCGCAACGCCCAGATG GAGCTAATGGGTCGTCGAAGAACCAGAATAACAATGATGGGCACGCCCAAAAT ACTACTTCAAAGGACAAAAGTGATGTTCGAACTAAAGATGTCAAAGAGGGGAACACTAATGAACAATTGGAGGAGCTTCAACATATAGATAAGAGTGAAGAACAACTTCCGGAAAGTGGTgcaattgacaagaaaaagaaaaaaagaaagaggaaggaGGTTAAAGATTTGAGGTTTGAAATGGAAGTGGATAAAGCAAGCTCCCAGTTAAAAAGAAGGGAGCGTAAGAAAAA GTATTtggaagcaaagaagaagaagcacaaAAAGTCCCATGAAGAAGAAATGGGCTTCCCTGGACatgaaaaaatagaatttgGAGATATTGTGCAAGCCCCACCAAAGTTATCTGTTCCTCCAAGG GCATTCAAGAATGCTTCCCAAGAGAGACTTAGACTACAGGCTATAGAAGAGTACAGGAGTCGTAAAGGATGGACATCAAGGCCAGGAAATCACCTTCCACCTCCTGTCACTACGTTGGATTCTTAA